Genomic window (Magnolia sinica isolate HGM2019 chromosome 10, MsV1, whole genome shotgun sequence):
GCAGAGCAGCTCCTGCTATTGTGCGCCGCGTGCTTACCGCACGATGCTTGCCTCTTCAGAGATGACGTGGAAGAGGTCGAGGACGAGCTAGAAGGCGAGGATACGGGCAGAGGAATGTAGAAAGAGCTTGGAATAGAAAAGTTAGTACGAGCCTTCGAACCTCTGAGTCGCCTCGCTGCCGAGTCATAGGCTCGAGCCGCTTCCTCCGCCGTGTCGAATGTTCCGAGCCAGTGCCTGCACCGTCCAATCCTGTCTCTAATCTCAGCCGACCATCTCCCCCACGGCCGCTTTCTCACCCCACGGAAGCTCTTCTGACCCGACCCACCACAGAGTCCACCTTTCCCAACTGAGTCATCCACCGGTTCTCGCTTCTCACCGCCGAAAACCTCAGGACCTGAACATGGGTTTTCTCGATTGTTGCTGCTACTTTCATTTCCGAACAGAACTTGCCTCCCGACAACCGCAGCGATTCCTTCCAGAACTGGCTCGACTTCGCTTGAGCCAGTAAGTTGACTCGGCGGGTCGTAGTAGAAGGGGATGTTGGTGTGGCTGTCGGTATGGAACGGAAACATATCGGCCATGTCGGGTGATTGTAGCAGTTCCTGTTTGATGAAGAAGGGAAAGGTTGTGGTGGTTTCCATGAAAGGAAacgagagaagagaagagagatcCGACATGTAGGAAGAGAAAGGTGGGGATGTGTAATTTAAGAGAGTTTGGAGGGGATTATTGgaatatataagagagagagagagagagagagagagagtaatgaaaggaaaggaaaaggggGATGTCGAGAGATATTGCTGTCATTTTCGATACGATCATATCCTTCAAAATTACATGCTCGCCCTGTCCTTCTCCTCGAAAGGGATGCTTGAAGGATATACGCTTGGCTTTGGTGGGCCTTCCACCTGTCATTTGTTGGAAACTACAGCTGAAGATTATTTATGGCCGTTGATTAAATGTGAAGTCCCACACGTTGAAAGTTTTCGTGCTTTCAAGCTAGATGTTAGTTTTGAACCGTTTTAAAAGAACCGCGCTAGGTGCCTCGCGCGAAGAGAGACACGTAGGTGGAAATTTCATcagatccataccgttcatcaggTACTCTGCCTGATAATTAAGTTGGAACCAAAAAATATGACCATCCAGGACTCGATGAGGCCACATCATGCTTACCATTGGTTGTGCATGGCCCACCATTGTGTTTATAAGCCATCAAATCCATTATGTGCCTCGTTAGGATGAAAGAAGTGCCAAAGAATacagtattccaaaactcagatgggctatACCAAACCACGTGAATTTAAAGGGTTTTAGGTACAATTTTACGGGGGTGGGCCACCTAAGTGTTGAACTAGTCTGATTTTTGTGAGAAGGGTTAAACAAGGGGTGATGCGtctgatgaacggggtggattttatgCACGTTAGATCCTATCATCCACAGTAGGTACTTAAGCAAGGTGCACCTGTTTTCCATTTTAAAATGGAGGTGAAACTTCCTCCTTacatgtggcactgatgtacttctatccagaccatccaaattgttagtcacattgtggatggagcgtATCTCTAAGTTTCACTGATAAagcatcctaaccatccgattaaTAAGCTATCAAATGGGTGGTCTAAATTCTCACTATGATTTTTGGCCATGCTTCATCCACACTTGGATAAGTGACTTGGACggtcttgattacgttacaacCATGCAATGTCCATGTTTTGAAGAGTCTCCACCGTTTTTCAAATGGTGCGAAACTAACATCGGCGTCTTGTCATTGCCTCAGTGGGATGAGGTAGGCAGTAGATGAAGTGTATGATACATGGGCCGCATCTCTGCACACTCGGCCAACCGTGTTTGCAGCTCTGGATCGTTAATCCAAGCCATTGGTCTGTTGGGGCCATCTGTTTCTCAAATAGAAAATTATCGTGCACCGATATTTGAACCTTTTGCAGTTGTCTTTATCTTTCTTACTGCCTGTCCGATTGTAATCCAAGGGTCAAGACTTTTCTATCAatgtgtttgtttagaaaaaggCCAGCATGGCACGAAACAGACTAAAATGGTCGTAGTTGGTTGGGACACATGTTTCAGATCTGGCCCTTTATCAAGTTATGGTGGTAGAAAATGACTGTGGTCTACTCATTAGGCTGGTCAAATTTGTAAGAGAAAGAGTTAGGGCTGTTTGATACGTGGGTTTAGGAggaattaagtgggatggaattacatttggttaGTGTAAATTCCATCACACGTTTGGAAAGGAAGGAATGGAATTGTATTTTGGTCCATGCTAGATTTTTGGTGGATTTTGAAAACAACCATATCCGTGGGTTCTACGTTGTTGCATGGGTTTTATCCTTGGAGTCAATCCATATGCAGTCTTTATAAGTAATATTAGATTTGTACATGTGTATAAGTGACCAGCATTAATTGCGAATCTGAAACATTAATTACAATTCTATGTACACAAAATAGGAGTTTTAATTGTTGAATAGAATGTTTTTGCTTAAGAAAGAATTTAATTCCAAACATGGGAGATTCAATGGTCAAAATATCATAGTATTTCTAAGCATACAAATAATGTGttaatcctaactaatgcaattcCATGCTATTTAATGCCACCGACCAAAACAAGCCCTTAGGTTTCAGCTATAGTGTGGCAGCTTTGGACCGCAGCAGCCAGTGGGTTTATATTTTGGGCAGTCTAGGGCCAGTTTGAGAGCTTGTATTTCAAATTCCTCCCATCCCGAATCAATGTGATGCTGAATTTGAAATATGTAgtatatttcaaatatttcaaataCCTTTAACTGTATTTGGCAGCTTGTGTTTcgaatttagaattcaaaattaGCAATGCATTAAGATTATGTAGTATTTTTACATTAGTTTGAATTTGATTaccaaatcaattttaatatattttattaatttaattacGTGATGTTTGACACAATAATTGTAATAAGGCCGTTGAACTATATACTTTGGcaagaaaatgataaaattcaaAACATCGGATGAGCCATAAGCATAAGATTACAACCAACCAATTAACCAACATTTTTTAAACCAGTGACGGAATGCTCTAATAAAAGGAACATATAAGTTTGTCGCTTGGTATGTGACCAAATATGATCATCCAATTTCTATAGAACCTATCACGAAATTACCCTGAGAAAGAAATAGATCTAAGCGGAGTGAAAAGGTTTTCCATGAGATAGGAAATGAGAACTATTAGCCCCACTCTAGGTTGTGAATAAGTGATTGTCTAATAATGAGCATTTACACAGCCAATGTTTGGACTATGCACGTTattctattgatgtaattttagtgattTAGCTGATAGTTTGATTACTCTGGGATATCGTTaacatgccatgtgtacaatgaaTTAGTAGAGGAGCAACACCAATGTTATACATGTAACTCTTTTgcttttaaaattgaaaaaaaaaaaaaaaaaaaaaaaaacaattttgaatCTTAATAAAAAGAGATACTGCAAAACATAATAAAACTAAGTATTTTAAATTGCTTATATTCCAAATACTTCCCAATTCATGCTCCTAAATGATCCCTGGATTCCAAATGCACTCCAGTACCCTACAATATCCCCAATCCATGCTGCTAAATATATAGCCCCTGATACTTCGAATAGTCCTTATTATTTTTGGCAATTCTAACTTTGATTTTTTAGCTAGGAATGCtagttgctgaaattttcttttcaGTGCTCTAATTAAAGTCATATATGAATCGTAATATATGTGATCGTCTGCTCAGCCTAAGTTTCATAGGTTAACTGGTAGAGCATATAGTCCATAAGAATGGAAAATGCTGAGCAGACCACTCAGCATGTGAGCCTAGTGGTCAGTAACACTTCCTAGATTGTAAGCTGCAGTACAGAAAATTAACTCTATCAGCAAAACTCTCACCATCAGGTAAAAGGCCAACTGATATCCAAATTCAACTCAACGTGTATGCATGCCTCACAGGATGAGTCCACCACCCAAATTTCTAGTAAGTGGCTTGTTTAAAATACTAAACAACCTACCTAATGACTGTTTCAGCTCTCTTACACTATGTGCCATCTGATGTTGAACCAGACCATGCAAGGGAGCTGTCATGCAGTGCTCGCATTCTAAGTGGTCTGCAGGAATACATCATGAGCATACTTTAGCATTTGGGCCTGTTTGAAACACGGGAATAGGTTGCATGGATGGTCCGATGTAAATTTCATCCCACATTTGTAAAAGATGAGAATGATTGGATTAATTCaagtatcatatcatccagtccTGCTTTTGGAAAAGATGAGAATAATTGGATTCATAATCAATTTGAAAATCCACTACATTTGATGCGTGTGTTTtaatcatgccgtccatccatatacatctTTTACACATGACAATCGAGTTACATATGCATGCAGATGACTAGTATTAGTTGCACATGACAATCGAGTTGCATACGCATACAATATTTTTCTCAAAGAAGAATTTGAACCCAAACATGGGGATTGGACCATCTAAATTATACTATTGTATTTTCAGACATAATCTTGGTgaaataatggtgttaattcaaCCTAATGTAAttcaatatcatttaatctctcatTCCAAACATACCCAAGATTTAGGTCATCGTTATATGATGGCCACATGTGGGATGGAAGATGGAAATTAATTAAATAAGTTATTAGACTGGAATATTTCAATCCTTTGAGCATTGGATTCTTTTGGTTTGAACAAGGTGGTCTACTCGAACAGTCCTGATTGATATGTCACCTCGCCATGTGTACTACCTGGGGATGTTCTATCATGTTTCAGTTCCAAGGGCTCTATTGTATCAGCTCCCATTAGTGATAGTGACCAGATCAGGATCCACCAACAGTAGTGAGAAATGGGTTATCCAATAATCAGAACATCTTAGAACGTGTGACCCTTGAGGTGATGCTGGATGAATGATATGATCCTCCTTATGTGCATAATACACAAGAATTTTCAGTATGTGGAAGTGGGGCCagtttttcagtgatccaaaaacTTGGTTATTGGGGCTCACCATGGACCATGCCCTGAAAATCCCCCTGGTCGTTGAAAGATCCTGAGCATTGACCTTGGGCTTTATTTTTACAGTTGAATGTAACCTGCTGCTGTGTTTATCTTTCTAATGGTCCATTTCCGTCCTGCTAATTAGAACTTCGGGATCCTACAGAGGAGAACACTATTATCCTCAGTTGGAGCATCCTATAACTCAAATTATGTTGTCTTAAGTGATCAAGAGATCCTACACTGCTAATATTAATGGCCCATATAGACAGTGGGGCCAACCAGATCATAAGGGTGGATATGAACCATGGACCCCAAATGGGCAATTCAAGGCTCAAGGTTATCATTGAAGGGTGAAGCTCATCTTCGAGAGGCTTAGCTAGGTTGAAATTTCCCAGTGCCATATGATAATTCATTATTATGTTGTTTTGTACAATAATTTTATACACCTAAACAACTACCAGATACAGATATGATGCCCTACTAGTGCTAACCTGACAGGTGGTCTGGATCTGTTGTAGGACCTTTATTAGGTGGGCCCACGTAATCATCAATTTATATCATTTCCTTTGATACTTTGAATTGATTTGACCATTACAGATAGGTTTCGGGTGGTACAGGCTCACACTATTTTCTATCCACAGGATAGACACATATGCATGGAGGGAAAGAAGTAGTTGATGTGCTTACCTTCTTCAAACAATTCCTACAAATGTCTTGATCTCTCACCAAAATCCAACCTCATTGATGGGTTCCAGGGTTTAAAGTGTGAAAGATCTAAAAAGAAATTCCTCATGCATCTATATTAAGAATTTCATATTATTTCCAGTCCAGTATATATGATCTAAGTTTACAATTTAATTTTGGTTGATTCATAGATTAGTGGGTCCACCAGTCATAAAAATCCATTGGCCCACTCCTTGGGTACACACCTTGTATAAAGACCGTTGTCGGTTATCATTTCATATACACCATCTccttttatgtgtggcccaccttataaatGGTGCATTTGTAACTAGCCTTTCTGGTTACAAATAAAAGAAACTGTTACAACGAGGGTCACTGTATGGAAGTTCTATACAGTCCAACACCGGAAACGTGTCTAGAGACCGGATTGGTGTTGGACTGGTGCAGCACCTGGAAAGGTCCTGCTCCCAAAAGTCTCTGAGGATTGACTCGAGGCATCAATCTATTCACTCGCCTGGAAAAGCAATGATTAAAACGACTGTCCCTGATAAACCACAGGAACTTTAAATAGCCCCTGCATATTGTTGGAAAACTCTCGACGCACCCAAAGATGAAGGGCTACTGAAATTCATACACCCACACCTGCATACGTGTCTTTAATGGGGTACACCGTGGATGGTGGATGCTAAGATTCAGAACAAGGGAGGAACCGTAGATTTCCTTACCGATGTACTATCATTTGCACCCATCTAAAATTTTTGTAGATTCAATGGTAAAGTGggccaataaaaaaataaataaattgtgcaTCATTCAAAATATTTAAATTCTAGTGTATTGCTGATCTGATTGACGTGATGTTTTGTTCGATAATATCACCAAGGTGCAGTGCATAGGCTTGATATGTTACACACATAGCAGGAGGCCCATAATTCCCGGAGGTTCttttttgaagtttttttttttttagaaatcttAAATATGCCTATAGCAAGGTCTGTAGATGTCATCTACAGACCACTCGATCTTATTAACCAGATGTGGATGATGTGTATCTCATTAAGCAGATGTGGATGATGTGTATATCATCTACAGTACATCCAATCCCATccagaaaatctaaaaaaataattatttgttTGTTGAACAGTTTTAGACGTTGCTACTCGATAGCATTGAaggatcttcgatatcatcgagtaggtttcgatgtcattgagtatgCTTTGatgtttgtcgatgccatcaaaggtctcaTTAAGCACGCACAGAGTTGCGTAAGTACaagatttgtttcatattctgatTGGTTAACATATATACCTTGTGTAATTATGATTAGGGAGAGGCTTTGAGATTAATGCTTTCTAAAGTGTTctaaagggttcaagggcataaatAGGGTTTCAAAGGAGATTCAAGGGTTGTTCAAATCAGTAAGATCTACTATCTCTtatatttttgctttcatagtgcgtTATTCATCGCTTTGTGATATGGATTTTTTTAGTaagggttttttcacgtaaaattttaATTGTCTTCTTGTTGGGTATGTTTGTGCGATTAcaattactttgcttgattctaCTCTCAATGTTTCTGCAAGTCCCAATAAGTGCTATCAAAGTTAACATTGGGAAGCAAATCGAATTTAAAAATAAGACATCAATGGTATCTAATATGAAGTTCGATATAGAGAAGTATTTTGATAAAAATAACTTTaaactatggaaagttaagatgaatgaCATCCTAGTTAAGCAAAAATTGGAAGATGCACTTCTTAGAAAGCGACCGGAatctataaaagaagaagaattgaacAAATTAGTTATGAAGGCCAATATCTCAATCCAGTTGTGCCTAACAGACGAGATCATATACAATGTTATGGGAGAGAAGACTATGACTAATTCATGAGCAAAGTTAGAAAATATTTATGTGAAGAAGTTTCTTAAAAATTATTTGTATCTAAAATTATAATTGTTTAATCTGAAGATAACAAAAGGGATTGACgttgaggcccacatcagtaacttcaataggcttatttataagttgttggatgtaaatgagatgatgaaagatgaagatcaggcattTGTTGAATTCTCTTACAAAATCGTATCAATTGTTTAAAGATTTTTTATGCACCAGTAAGACAATCATTAGCATTGAGACCATTTTCTCACCAAGTCAGtcgaaggcgatgagaaagaaaagcacGACATGGGTGCTTCTACAGATGCGCTCATTATAAGGGGGAGGAATTCTAAACAAGATAGTGGATCTTTGCAATCAAGATCCAAAAAGTTGAACTGTTGGAACTGTGGCATGACAAGGCTCATGAAAaaggattgtcagaatcctaagtCAAGAAATGAGAAATAAGAAAGCTATTCTATAGAGGCCGACAATGCGGAATTTAGTGAGGAGGCAGGAGGTAGTGACATGTTGATCGcatcaaaatttaaatatttttgcGATGAATAGATTTTGGATATGGGGGCTTCATATCATATGACCCATCAtgagagttggttcaccagctacaatgAGTGCGATGGAGGCCAGATGTTTATGGGAAttgacaatgcctataatgtgGTTGATGTTAGatcggtgtgcatcaagatgtttgatgacataGAGCATATCTTGACTGATGCGAGAAATGTTCATGAGTTGATATCTCTGAGAGCACTCAAGTcacttgggtgcaaattcatTGGGTTCAATTATGTCCTTAAAttttcaaagggggcactcatagtcatgaaaTCATAAAGGAATATTGGTAACCTTTACAGGTTAATCGGGATTATTTCATTGGGTAGAGTTATAGCAACTGTAGCGGTTTCCACgcctgcacgtatgtggcatgcgcGCTTAGGTCACATGAACGAAATGAGAATGAAGATACTTTCTGACTGTTGCTTAATTCCAGTTCTTAAAAGCATGATTTTATTATATGTGAGCATTTTATATATAGCAAATATTTAAGGTTGTCTTTTAAatttggaaaacatgtatgtaaagg
Coding sequences:
- the LOC131257522 gene encoding ethylene-responsive transcription factor ERF084, whose translation is MSDLSSLLSFPFMETTTTFPFFIKQELLQSPDMADMFPFHTDSHTNIPFYYDPPSQLTGSSEVEPVLEGIAAVVGRQVLFGNESSSNNRENPCSGPEVFGGEKREPVDDSVGKGGLCGGSGQKSFRGVRKRPWGRWSAEIRDRIGRCRHWLGTFDTAEEAARAYDSAARRLRGSKARTNFSIPSSFYIPLPVSSPSSSSSTSSTSSLKRQASCGKHAAHNSRSCSAVTSIAHLVSPEEQRRRVKLELDLKLGVDFAANPTGAAK